One stretch of Kluyveromyces marxianus DMKU3-1042 DNA, complete genome, chromosome 8 DNA includes these proteins:
- the HCH1 gene encoding Hch1p, translating into MVVMNPNNWHWVDKNTLPWTNDYLERRFTNWQHSDDEYVFTVEKLNSCEGDSNVSQRKGKVICYFDLHLKFDAVLTKDGEEISRGVITVPEFMHDEDDFEVRFDSFGEHSALVKKLALEKLVSDLLAYQQDLIDSHSRDLQQ; encoded by the coding sequence ATGGTGGTTATGAATCCAAATAACTGGCACTGGGTCGACAAGAACACCCTTCCATGGACTAACGACTATCTTGAACGTCGTTTCACCAACTGGCAACATTCTGACGACGAGTACGTGTTTACCGTGGAGAAGCTCAATTCTTGCGAGGGCGACTCGAATGTGTCTCAAAGAAAGGGCAAGGTCATCTGTTACTTTGACTTGCACTTGAAGTTTGATGCGGTGCTTACAAAAGACGGAGAAGAAATTTCTAGGGGTGTCATTACCGTTCCTGAATTCATGcatgacgaagatgatttCGAAGTTAGATTCGATTCCTTCGGAGAACACAGCGCACTTGTGAAGAAGCTTGCGCTTGAAAAGCTCGTTTCGGATTTACTAGCTTATCAACAAGACTTGATTGATTCTCATTCTAGGGACTTGCAGCAATAA
- the MRPL10 gene encoding mitochondrial 54S ribosomal uL15m domain-containing protein: MLDWAIKDVVSSGSTKPDSNKIFEQYETNSLYLDVNSTWSWSAFITSYTTGKKHDKTANLAKIRDAIKTTLLSDIQQGKSAFCITVNNGATWRLEARFMDGYSAAPFQPGGGWTIPCIENDNVLKRRLPGRNWPDIQAMFSINKVVNPFGSLIERSFVRHISILSSLKPSEGSIKGYKRLGRGPSSGKGKTSGRGQKGQKARGHVKSWFEGGQTPIYKLFPKLGFTNVTSLDLKELNLERIKWFHDKGRLNLLPGEVLTMKKMKDLGLVTGPIRDGVKILGDGKISFNLPIKIEATRASQGAIAAIEKAGGSFTARYFSRLGLRAHLSPNWFIQKRGRVPLQARPTKRKDIEFYSSEEKRGYLVMENDPYYQILKGAKEEGGKSSATRKTKKTKLELQMEQLENDFVPPQPKSGIIQE, from the exons ATGCTTGACTGGGCAATTAAAGATGTGGTAAGCTCAGGTAGTACAAAACCTGACTCTAATAAAATCTTTGAACAGTATGAGACAAATTCATTATATCTTGACGTGAACTCTACGTGGTCGTGGTCAGCATTCATAACTTCTTATACTACCGGCAAGAAACACGACAAAACTGCTAACCTCGCCAAGATCAGAGATGCTATCAAAACCACACTACTTAGTGACATACAGCAGGGCAAGTCCGCGTTTTGCATAACAGTTAACAACGGGGCCACATGGCGCCTAGAGGCAAGATTCATGGATGGATATAGCGCAGCGCCGTTTCAACCTGGCGGCGGCTGGACAATCCCATGTATAGAAAATGATAATGTTTTGAAACGCCGCTTGCCGGGACGCAACTGGCCAG ATATACAAGCAATGTTCTCCATTAATAAAGTGGTTAATCCATTTGGGTCTCTGATAGAGAGATCTTTTGTTCGTCATATCTCGATTCTCAGTAGTCTTAAACCAAGTGAAGGCTCCATCAAGGGCTACAAAAGATTGGGTAGAGGTCCATCCAGTGGTAAAGGTAAAACATCAGGGAGAGGTCAAAAAGGTCAAAAGGCTCGTGGTCACGTTAAGTCATGGTTTGAAGGTGGTCAAACTCCTATTTACAAGCTATTCCCAAAATTGGGGTTCACAAACGTTACATCTTTGGACTTAAAAGAGTTGAACTTGGAGAGAATCAAATGGTTCCATGATAAAGGCCGTTTGAACCTACTACCTGGCGAAGTTCTAActatgaaaaaaatgaaggaTCTAGGTCTTGTCACTGGCCCAATCAGAGATGGTGTTAAAATATTGGGTGATGGTAAAATCTCCTTTAACCTTCCAATAAAAATCGAGGCTACCAGAGCATCACAGGGTGCAATTGCTGCAATTGAGAAGGCTGGCGGAAGCTTCACTGCCAGATACTTCAGCAGACTAGGTTTAAGAGCACATCTATCACCAAATTGGTTCATTCAAAAGCGTGGAAGAGTGCCACTACAAGCCAGACCtacaaagagaaaggaTATCGAGTTCTACTCTagtgaagaaaagagaggTTACTTGGTCATGGAGAATGACCCATACTACCAAATTCTAAAAGGAGCCAAGGAAGAAGGAGGAAAGAGTTCGGCTACACggaaaaccaagaaaactAAGCTAGAGTTGCAAATGGAGCAATTAGAGAACGATTTTGTCCCACCTCAACCAAAATCCGGAATCATTCAAGAATAA
- the WSC2 gene encoding Wsc2p: protein MVKIQLVLLSGLVQLAQVASAQYSYQGCYSEDSLESSLKSVGKYEYQSVSYCEEQCSGSVIAALIDGNTCYCGDSSSLSGASSTSDSNCQVPCVGYPFEKCGGEGYFAVYASGDISSSSGASSSSTSTSASSSTSSSSSSFSSSSSFSSSSSISTSSSSTSTSSSSSSSSSSSTSTTSSTPSSTSTSSSSSSSSSSISPSTTSSSTSSPTTRVKIITTQVSVVTLSDQSRSTVAVTTTRTVVPTGQDIGASSSRKSSSSSSLSSGAIAGIVVGVVFGVLLIAAVIAVLLWQRHKKNKKPDFEESKQHQPYSFGQEEELIVPPVPGIPNSHSSSSSSGRSNVSHPNEKIGEPPAGMYNSEQPVSPFEPENDEPMLRPPAVHPTLGNPRFSNGSLPDVTQQRQPLRIANPDSSDNDDDDDAEFNSIIENLRVD, encoded by the coding sequence ATGGTTAAGATTCAATTGGTTTTATTATCTGGGCTTGTGCAGCTTGCCCAGGTAGCCAGTGCTCAGTATTCATATCAGGGCTGCTATAGTGAAGATAGTCTGGAAAGTTCGTTGAAAAGCGTGGGGAAATACGAGTATCAAAGTGTGTCATATTGCGAAGAGCAATGTTCGGGTAGCGTTATTGCTGCTCTGATTGACGGTAATACGTGCTACTGTGgtgattcttcttctctgagTGGGGCCTCTAGTACCTCAGACTCGAACTGTCAGGTGCCATGTGTTGGGTATCCGTTCGAGAAGTGTGGAGGAGAAGGATACTTTGCTGTTTATGCTAGCGGGGAtatttcaagttcttctgGTGCTTCTAGTAGTTCTACCTCGACATCtgcttcatcttcaacttcatcatcctcatcctcattctcatcctcatcctcattcTCATCGTCGTCTTCGATTTCtacatcttcatcttcgacATCAACTTCCTCGTCCTCATCATCCTCCTCATCCTCGAGCACATCCACCACATCATCCACACCCTCTAGCACATCcacatcttcttcatcctcatcgtcttcttcttctatctCACCATCCACCACCAGTAGCTCGACTTCAAGCCCAACAACCCGTGTTAAAATCATCACTACACAGGTCTCAGTGGTTACATTGAGCGACCAAAGCAGAAGCACCGTTGCTGTAACAACTACCAGAACAGTTGTCCCTACTGGCCAAGATATTGGCGCGAGCTCGTCAAGGAAGAGctcttcctcatcgtcTTTGTCCTCAGGTGCAATTGCAggtattgttgttggtgtaGTTTTCGGGGTTCTTTTGATCGCCGCAGTCATCGCCGTGCTATTATGGCAAAGGCAtaagaaaaacaagaagccTGACTTCGAGGAGAGTAAACAACACCAGCCATACTCCTTCGGCCAGGAGGAAGAACTCATTGTTCCTCCAGTTCCCGGAATACCGAATTCGCATTCTTCCAGCTCCTCTTCCGGTAGATCTAACGTTAGCCATCCAAACGAAAAAATTGGCGAACCACCTGCTGGCATGTATAATTCGGAACAACCAGTTAGCCCGTTCGAAcctgaaaatgatgaaccTATGCTAAGGCCTCCGGCTGTACACCCAACATTGGGAAACCCTAGATTCAGCAATGGATCCCTACCAGATGTCACTCAACAAAGACAACCCTTAAGGATTGCTAATCCGGACAGTTCAGAtaacgacgatgatgatgatgcagAATTCAACTCTATCATCGAAAACTTGAGAGTCGATTAA
- the SND3 gene encoding Snd3p, producing MNAQITNLAIMLIMMQISRRLDMEDPTIILYVRIAYVASVVITWSIYSYARAQIVKKNDLTTLKYVTPPNPLGGQTEEKLEVTTVRDYDLQQIDSAIKSIYTGLAMMGFMHLYMKYTNPLFMQIVSPVKSALEHNEVQIHVFNKPATGDLKRPFKAPSMFGAATGGSDPKTDKKSIETAEKAGKGGVKAE from the coding sequence ATGAACGCTCAAATTACAAATCTAGCCATCATGTTGATCATGATGCAAATCTCCCGTCGTTTGGACATGGAAGACCCAACCATCATACTGTACGTGCGTATCGCCTACGTCGCATCCGTCGTCATCACCTGGTCCATCTACTCGTACGCTAGAGCCCAAATCGTCAAGAAGAACGACTTGACCACCTTGAAATACGTCACTCCTCCAAACCCATTGGGTGGCCAAACCGAAGAAAAACTCGAAGTCACCACCGTGCGCGACTACGACTTGCAACAAATCGACTCTGCCATCAAGTCCATCTACACCGGTCTCGCCATGATGGGTTTCATGCACTTGTACATGAAGTACACCAACCCATTGTTCATGCAAATCGTGTCCCCAGTCAAGTCCGCCTTGGAACACAACGAGGTCCAGATCCACGTCTTCAACAAGCCTGCCACCGGCGACTTGAAGAGACCATTCAAGGCCCCATCCATGTTCGGTGCTGCCACCGGTGGTTCCGACCCAAAGACCGACAAGAAGTCCATCGAAACCGCAGAAAAGGCCGGCAAGGGTGGTGTCAAGGCAGAGTAg
- the POP3 gene encoding Pop3p, with translation MSSVRKEEKRVAKRRQVYKPILENPFTNEGKYWPHVNEQKLVLELLEEKVLKKWKLLHEMKSEPEEQLRSVILGFNDIVRKLSDRSENPQKYMLFVCKKDNPAVLSAQIPILCETSVHDVLLVQLPRLSLAKFDDACGDKVHDGMCLVQTNPHFQDLGKLVANNVEPLDIPWLHSAQFTKTPVKLLRTTAPVVKKNPANKTKTKT, from the coding sequence ATGAGCAGTGTACgcaaggaagaaaaaagagtcGCGAAACGGAGACAAGTTTACAAGCCCATCTTGGAAAACCCGTTCACAAACGAAGGTAAGTATTGGCCGCATGTCAACGAGCAGAAGCTAGTGCTGGAGCTCTTGGAGGAGAAGGTGttgaaaaaatggaaactACTACACGAAATGAAGTCTGAGCCCGAGGAACAACTCAGGTCTGTGATCCTAGGGTTCAACGACATTGTTCGCAAGCTCAGCGACCGTTCAGAAAACCCACAGAAGTACATGCTATTTGTCTGCAAAAAGGATAACCCAGCAGTTTTGAGCGCGCAGATCCCGATTCTCTGCGAAACATCGGTACACGACGTTCTGCTTGTCCAATTGCCTCGACTCTCCCTTGCCAAGTTTGACGATGCGTGCGGTGACAAAGTCCACGATGGCATGTGTCTCGTGCAGACAAACCCGCATTTCCAGGATCTCGGAAAGCTCGTCGCCAACAACGTTGAGCCCCTCGACATCCCATGGCTACACTCGGCCCAGTTCACCAAAACGCCTGTCAAACTCCTCAGAACCACCGCCCCGGTTGTCAAGAAGAACCCTGCAAACAAgaccaagaccaagacATAG
- the ISA2 gene encoding Isa2p → MMLGSRLFARCRGTLGAVPLRYGVSRVSGTPRSINVVRWQSSMDSPIKPAKIINAVPDLHFSITNRAANRLADIYKTSHEILRVTVESGGCHGFQYNLKLVPESDKKGVEEAEGASENQNDDDLEDDFDDVKDIVYVLPDSNAQVVIDEQSLKILNNTTLTYTTELIGSTFKITGGNMTSSCGCGSSFGLDEQAL, encoded by the coding sequence ATGATGCTAGGGTCGAGGTTGTTCGCAAGATGCAGAGGCACGCTTGGTGCTGTGCCCCTTAGATATGGCGTTTCCCGGGTTTCGGGAACCCCAAGATCAATTAACGTTGTGCGCTGGCAATCCTCCATGGACTCTCCAATCAAGCCTGCAAAGATCATAAATGCGGTACCGGACCTGCATTTCAGCATAACCAACCGAGCCGCAAACCGATTGGCAGACATATACAAGACGAGCCATGAGATTCTCAGGGTCACTGTGGAATCTGGTGGATGCCACGGATTCCAGTACAATCTAAAGCTTGTGCCAGAGAGTGATAAGAAAGGAGTAGAGGAAGCTGAAGGAGCCTCGGAAAACCAGAACGACGATGATCTGGAAGACGATTTTGATGATGTGAAAGACATAGTATACGTTTTGCCCGATTCCAACGCACAAGTGGTGATCGATGAGCAATCGTTGAAGATTTTAAACAACACTACACTTACGTACACTACGGAGTTGATTGGATCGACATTCAAAATCACAGGTGGTAATATGACCAGTAGTTGCGGCTGTGGCAGTAGTTTTGGATTGGACGAACAAGCGTTATGA
- the SLI1 gene encoding N-acetyltransferase: MRELFVLERYYWESSNNRLQQGFILSITLNKPIPDDVLTEAIRLTGLDYPWIFQNIKVKDAQGPDRIEPIKKRLVTEDLIKHVDNDEPNHILETLRLETTDDNCAWVVLVKENRFTLFLNHTFFDGMSAYNLWSSIIKYANQGVRSSDGLIYDGNGQNILSRHAYEEVEMKLMDKISAKIAPYWIQYVAPSIAKIFPSHLFSIPGFNLQEVLLDKNGNIRQDQKRLKWTIPPTQLKEILAEVRARNLTLTVWICAKLAYQLTKIKSSTKGSTIKLAIPMSMRPFLIEKLGKDPKDIATGNYVSAAYCTLSLDKYGSELWTIADEINKSLQKAKEDPVANINYVKLLDEVDLTKFIKEKYKTTSSPCTLELSNLGMLDPSSPDDEYQLLDAEFQQPMLTSSILCCSSISTRLGGLTVNFSYPIELDKIITPAFEELVNPRN, translated from the coding sequence ATGAGAGAACTATTCGTTTTAGAGAGATACTATTGGGAATCCTCGAACAATAGGCTTCAACAGGGATTCATTCTATCTATAACATTGAATAAACCGATTCCAGACGATGTATTGACAGAAGCAATTCGCCTCACAGGTTTAGATTATCCATGGATATTCCAGAATATTAAGGTTAAAGATGCTCAGGGCCCTGACAGAATAGAGCCAATCAAAAAACGACTAGTTACAGAGGATCTTATTAAACATgttgataatgatgaacCTAATCACATTCTTGAAACGCTTCGATTGGAAACAACGGACGATAATTGTGCATGGGTTGTTTtagtgaaagaaaacagattCACATTGTTCTTGAATCATACGTTTTTCGATGGAATGTCCGCATACAACCTGTGGAGTTCGATCATCAAGTATGCTAACCAAGGAGTGAGGTCTAGTGATGGCTTGATTTATGATGGTAATGGACAAAACATTCTTTCACGGCATGCTTACGAAGAGGTTGAGATGAAGCTTATGGATAAAATTAGTGCCAAAATTGCACCATATTGGATCCAGTACGTGGCACCATCGATAGCCAAAATTTTCCCATCGCATCTCTTCTCTATTCCTGGCTTTAACCTCCAAGAGGTTCTACTAGACAAGAATGGAAATATAAGGCAAGATCAAAAAAGACTTAAATGGACCATTCCTCCAACACAGTTAAAAGAAATATTGGCGGAAGTGAGAGCCCGCAACTTAACTTTGACAGTTTGGATATGTGCGAAGTTAGCCTACCAATTAACTAAGATAAAGAGTTCTACGAAAGGTAGTACCATAAAGTTAGCGATACCAATGAGTATGCGTCCATTTTTGATTGAAAAACTTGGCAAAGATCCAAAAGACATTGCTACTGGTAACTATGTTTCCGCAGCATATTGTACGTTGTCATTGGACAAATATGGTTCTGAGTTATGGACCATCGCTGACGAAATTAATAAATCTTTACAGAAAGCTAAAGAAGATCCAGTTGCCAACATAAACTATGTTAAATTACTTGACGAGGTCGATCTTACTaaatttatcaaagaaaaatataagACGACGTCTTCGCCATGCACTTTGGAACTATCTAATTTAGGTATGCTAGATCCGTCGAGTcctgatgatgaatatcAACTGCTAGATGCAGAATTCCAACAACCCATGTTAACTTCAAGTATCTTATGCTGCTCTTCCATCTCTACTAGGCTAGGTGGCTTAACTGTAAATTTCAGTTATCCAATTGAACTTGACAAAATAATAACTCCagcatttgaagaactGGTAAATCCAAGAAACTAG
- the VID24 gene encoding glucose-induced degradation complex subunit VID24 produces MITEETHVNAGSPSFKQVSLPLREEQAQAEAQAEAQVQVQVQAPVPGQGPSQGLGQALGQAQGGPVHSPSPALAFPAPLTPFLHRNPYFRLHRTASQESIRRSHENVTVTDTTDDYYDPHSPPRSRPATPTRTPSRKSHERTHWLAPRKRFVGYQISGYKKFQVTITIQSVSLPNNNESNCTSPHLTGFLSIKGLTVQNPEITTFFESITVTDSLGFLSKDIPIDYDSYKATDQTDLEHWLNFPSFKELCMQNDPKNPSKNILQSIIDGTYAHTDYLNQRFLYMRWNEKFLVPDADLESIDGASYDGYYYIVHDQLLGNILGFYYHQHAERFQQLELQPLVEPSIGDCSFEFA; encoded by the coding sequence ATGATCACAGAAGAAACACACGTTAATGCGGGATCGCCCTCGTTTAAGCAGGTGTCGTTGCCCCTGCGCGAGGAGCAAGCTCAAGCAGAGGCCCAGGCTGAGGCCCAAGTACAAGTCCAAGTCCAGGCCCCAGTGCCAGGTCAAGGCCCCAGCCAGGGCCTGGGACAGGCCCTGGGACAGGCCCAGGGAGGACCCGTCCACAGTCCTAGCCCAGCCCTAGCATTCCCAGCTCCCTTGACACCTTTCCTCCATAGAAACCCATACTTCAGACTGCACAGAACTGCGTCCCAGGAGTCCATACGACGCTCCCACGAAAATGTCACTGTCACCGACACTACTGACGACTACTACGACCCTCACTCCCCTCCAAGATCCCGCCCCGCTACCCCAACAAGAACACCCTCCAGAAAAAGCCACGAGAGAACCCACTGGCTCGCTCCAAGAAAACGCTTCGTCGGTTACCAGATCTCAGGCTACAAGAAATTCCAAGTCACTATCACCATCCAGTCCGTATCCCTACCGAACAACAACGAATCAAACTGCACCTCCCCTCATCTCACCGGCTTCTTGTCCATCAAAGGCTTGACCGTCCAGAACCCGGAAATCACAACCTTCTTTGAGTCTATCACCGTCACTGACTCCCTAGGCTTCTTGTCCAAAGATATCCCCATCGACTACGATTCCTACAAAGCAACAGACCAGACCGATTTGGAACACTGGTTGAACTTCCcctctttcaaagaactcTGCATGCAAAACGACCCCAAAAACCCCTCCAAAAATATCCTACAGTCCATCATCGACGGAACCTACGCTCACACTGACTACTTGAACCAGAGGTTCCTCTACATGCGCTGGAACGAAAAGTTCCTGGTCCCAGATGCCGACTTGGAGTCCATCGACGGCGCCTCCTACGACGGCTACTACTACATCGTCCACGACCAGTTGTTGGGAAACATCTTGGGCTTTTACTACCACCAGCACGCTGAAAGATTCCAGCAATTGGAGTTGCAGCCCCTAGTAGAACCATCAATCGGAGATTGTTCTTTCGAGTTCGCATGA
- the UBA3 gene encoding NEDD8-activating protein UBA3 — MSLDNVKILILGAGGLGCEIVKTLALFGIPLLHIVDMDTIELTNLNRQFLFTDADIGKPKAHVAASAINNLSNQNKLPRPVHVVGHNQDLTSFQDDFIAQFDIVISGLDSIEARRWMNYKLHELALKSNYKTLIPFIDGATEGLMGNCKLIVPGFTACYECSLTTLPQHTDTYPLCTLASNPRSIAHCVQYASIILWPRHFNRPHDLDNSEDLDWLYEQALQRAQQFNIDHSELSPRFVLGVLKSIIPSVTTTNAIIAGQCCKLAIELLTDIIDIQTCPTFTMYNAEAGATMFSYRHERDPQCSVCCMTA; from the coding sequence ATGAGCCTAGACAACGTCAAGATCCTTATCCTAGGAGCCGGCGGGCTCGGGTGCGAAATCGTAAAGACTTTGGCCCTCTTTGGCATACCGCTCCTCCACATCGTAGACATGGACACCATCGAGTTGACCAACTTGAACCGCCAATTCCTCTTCACAGACGCAGATATCGGCAAACCAAAGGCCCACGTCGCCGCTTCCGCCATCAACAACCTCAGCAACCAAAACAAACTGCCTCGACCAGTCCATGTCGTGGGCCATAACCAGGACCTCACCTCGTTCCAAGACGATTTTATCGCTCAATTCGACATAGTCATCTCGGGCCTCGATTCCATAGAAGCAAGGCGCTGGATGAACTACAAACTGCACGAACTCGCCCTCAAGTCAAACTACAAAACTTTGATACCGTTCATCGACGGCGCCACTGAGGGTCTCATGGGCAATTGCAAATTGATCGTCCCAGGTTTCACCGCTTGCTACGAGTGCTCCCTAACTACTTTGCCCCAACACACAGACACGTATCCGCTCTGCACGCTAGCCTCAAACCCAAGATCCATCGCACACTGCGTCCAATACGCTTCCATCATCCTTTGGCCCCGCCATTTCAACAGACCACACGACTTGGACAACTCCGAAGACCTGGACTGGTTGTACGAACAAGCCTTACAAAGAGCCCAACAGTTCAACATCGATCACTCGGAACTCTCCCCCAGATTCGTACTCGGAGTGCTCAAATCAATAATCCCAAGCGTCACGACCACAAATGCCATCATTGCCGGACAATGCTGCAAACTCGCTATAGAACTACTAACAGATATAATCGATATACAAACCTGCCCCACATTCACGATGTACAACGCAGAAGCCGGAGCAACCATGTTCTCTTACAGACACGAGAGAGACCCCCAATGCTCAGTATGCTGTATGACAGCATAG
- the ERG24 gene encoding delta(14)-sterol reductase, with protein MSTLNPRTTHYEFSGPIGALAITVFLPALAILLNQMIRPDYYIKGLFSNFSWIEVWNRLDPLSSYLFNGELWTYYTTWYFSLALLDVILPGTKLYGVELRDGSKLPYKINGISMSAALCLVLAARYQLTNGEMPELEYLYTHQTDLCIITILFSFALATAVYIASFIPLVKPNKSGTNERILALGGNSGNIIYDWFIGRELNPRLGPLDIKLFSELRPGMLLWLLLNLSCLHHSYKEHGKIIDSLLLINVLQGFYIFDGVLNEEGVLTMMDITTDGFGFMLAFGDLCLVPFTYCLQARYLSVSPIVLGPLNCGLVVSVMLLGYWIFHSSNKQKSEFRQGNLPHMKSIQTERGTKLLCDSWWAVSQHINYFGDLLISLSWCLCTGFQTPLTYYYFFYFTALLLHRQTRDEDKCRKKYGKSWEEYEKKVPYKIIPYVY; from the coding sequence ATGTCTACATTGAATCCAAGAACAACTCATTATGAGTTTTCAGGCCCCATTGGGGCTTTGGCTATTACAGTTTTCCTTCCTGCATTGGCTATTCTACTAAACCAAATGATCAGACCTGATTATTACATTAAAGGTTTATTCAGCAATTTCAGTTGGATCGAGGTGTGGAACAGATTAGATCCCCTATCGAGCTATCTCTTCAACGGGGAATTATGGACGTATTACACCACTTGGTACTTTTCTTTAGCATTACTGGACGTGATTTTGCCAGGAACCAAACTATATGGTGTAGAATTGAGAGATGGATCCAAATTGCCATACAAGATTAACGGAATTTCAATGTCAGCAGCTCTATGTTTGGTTTTGGCAGCAAGATACCAATTGACTAATGGAGAAATGCCAGAATTAGAGTATTTATACACTCATCAGACTGACCTTTGTATAATAACCATCTTGTTTTCCTTTGCATTGGCCACTGCTGTATACATTGCTAGCTTCATTCCATTAGTCAAGCCTAACAAAAGTGGAACCAATGAACGTATCCTAGCTCTGGGCGGTAATTCAGGTAACATTATCTATGATTGGTTTATTGGTAGGGAGTTGAATCCTAGACTTGGTCCATTAGATATCAAACTATTCTCTGAACTTAGACCAGGAATGCTACTATGGCTATTACTAAACCTATCATGCTTGCATCATTCATACAAGGAGCATGGAAAAATAATTGACTCTCTATTGTTGATAAATGTTTTGCAAGGTTTCTACATCTTTGATGGTGTGCTAAATGAGGAAGGTGTGCTAACGATGATGGACATTACAACAGATGGATTTGGTTTCATGTTAGCTTTTGGAGATTTGTGTTTGGTTCCCTTTACCTATTGTTTACAGGCTCGGTACTTGTCTGTTTCCCCCATTGTTCTCGGTCCCTTGAATTGTGGATTGGTTGTATCGGTTATGCTGTTAGGATACTGGATCTTCCATTCTTCGAACAAACAAAAGTCAGAGTTCAGACAAGGAAATCTACCACATATGAAATCCATTCAAACCGAAAGGGGCACCAAACTTTTGTGCGACTCTTGGTGGGCAGTATCACAACATATAAATTACTTTGGTGATCTATTAATTTCATTGAGTTGGTGTTTGTGTACCGGGTTCCAAACTCCACTAACTTACTAttacttcttctactttACAGCGCTACTCTTGCACAGACAGACAAGGGATGAAGATAAATGTAGAAAGAAGTATGGAAAATCATGGGAGGAGTACGAGAAGAAAGTGCCATATAAGATAATCCCATATGTATATTAA